The Cellulomonas flavigena DSM 20109 DNA segment GTCAGGGGCTCGGCGGGGCCGACGCCCGACACCTCGGCCAGGATGATCGAGGTGTCCGCGGGGACCGTGAAGCCCGCCTGCTCGGCGATCCACACCGGCGACTTGCCGACGACCGCCGGGTTGAGCTTGGCTCCCGCGCAGTTCTCGCCGTCGGCCTCGACACCGAAGATGAAGCGCTCGAGCTTCGCCTTCTCCGCCGGGGTGGCGCGGTACGCGTGGAGCTTCGCGAACTCCGCCATCGCGGCGTCGTAGATCTCGTCGTCGAGGATGGCGGCCTGCTCGGAGGCGCAGATCACGCCGTTGTCGAACGCCTTGCTCAGCACGATGTCGTTGATCGCGCGGGCGAGCTTGGCGGACTTCTCGACGTACGCCGGGACGTTGCCGGCGCCGACGCCCAGGGCGGGCTTGCCGCAGGAGTACGCGGCCTTGACCATCGCGTTGCCGCCGGTCGCAAGGATGGTGGCGACACCCGGGTGGTTCATGAGGGCACCGGTCGCGGCGAGCGACGGGGCCTCGACCCACTGGATGCAGTGCTCGGGGGCGCCGGCGGCCACGGCGGCGTCGCGCACGATGCGGGCGGCGGCCACGGAGCACTGCTGGGCGTTCGGGTGGAACGCGAAGATGATCGGGTTGCGGGTCTTCAGCGAGATGAGCGCCTTGAAGATCGCGGTCGACGTGGGGTTGGTGACGGGGGTGATGCCGGCGATCACGCCCACGGGCTCCGCGATCTCGGTGATGCCGTTGAGGTCGTCGACGTTGATGACGCCGACGGTCCGCAGGTTCGCCATCGAGTTCGTGACGTGCTCGCACGCGAAGATGTTCTTCACGGCCTTGTCCTCGAAGACACCGCGCCCGGTCTCCTCGACGGCCAGCTTGGCCAGCTGACCGTGCTGGTCGAGGGCCGCGACGGCGCCCTTCTTGACGAAGCGGTCGACGTCCTCCTGCGTCATGGACTCGAACTCGGCGAGCGCCTTGGTGGCGTTCGCGACGAGCAGGTCGACGGACTGCGCGACCGCGTCGGCCTCGCTCACGCCGAGGGCGACGCCGGCGGGCTGCGCGGCCGCCGCGGGGGCCTCGGCCGACGCGCCGGCGGGGGCCTTCGCGCGGGTGCTCTTCTTGGTGGTCTCGGACACCTTCGACTCCCCGTGTAGTGGTGAGGGTGACGGACGCTGGAGGGTCCGTCGCTGGTACCGACGCTAGGGACGGGGGAGTCCGGAAAGGTGGGATGAAAGTCCCCGCGGTGTGACGGACGTCGTCCACGTCCGCCGTCACGGCCTCGCGGGAGGACCTCGGTCCCGGGCGACGGGTCGTCGGTCCCCGGTCGGCGCGGGCGCGCCCGTGCGGCCAGGACGGGAGGTGTCAGACGGCCTCGCGGCGCTTCGGGCGTGCGAACCGGGCGGGCAGCGACGGTCCGTCCCACACCTGGACCGCGCGCCAGGCGGACGCCGCGAGGGGCACCGCGAGCACGGCGCCGGTCACACCGGCGAGCACCGTGCCGGCGGTCAGGGCCACGAGGATGACCAGCGGGTGCAGGCGCAGCTGACGTCCCATGACGACAGGCTGCAGGAGGTCGCCCTCCAGCTGGTTGACCAGCACGACGATGCCCACGACGACCAGCGCCTGCACCGGCCCGACGGCGACCAGCGCGACCAGCGCCGCGAGGACGCCGGCGATCGTCGCGCCCACGAGCGGGACGAACGCGAGCAGGAAGACCAGCACCGACAGGGGGATCACGAGCGGCACGCCGACCAGCGCCAGGCCGATGCCGATGCCGACGGCGTCGACCGCCGCGATGATCGCCGTGCCCCGCACGTACCCGCCGAGCGCCCGCACGGTGGCGTCCCCGACGCGCCTGCCACGCAGGTACCGCTCACCCTCGAAGGGGCGGAGCAGGAACTCCCAGATCGCCGGTCCGTCCTTGAGGAAGAAGAACAGCACCACGACCATGATGAAGAACCCGGCGACGAAGTCGGCGGTCTGCGAGACGCCCGCGATCGCCCCCGACCCGACGGCGTCGGACCGCAGGAGGCCCGCGGCGGACTCCCGCACGGACGCGATCTGCTCGTCGGTCACGTCGAACGGCAGGCCCTGCACGTACGTCTGCAGCTCGTCGAACCCGTCGAGCGCCTGGTCGCGCAGCTCGTCCCACTGGTCGACGACCGCGCGCACCACGAGCCACACGATCGCGGCGAGCAGGGCGACGAGGCCGAGCAGCGCGATCCACGTGGCGAGCAGCGACGGGACGCCGCGCCGCCGCAGCGCGCCGACCAGGGGCGAGATCGCGGACGCCAGCACGAGCGCGATCAGCACGGGGATCACGACGAGGGTCAGCCGGGTCAGGGCGAGCACCACGACCGCGCCGAGCGCGAGGACGGCGAGCACCTGGACGGAGCGGGTGCCCACGCGCCCGAGGCCGTCGGACCACGCCGTCGCGGGAGTGCGTGGCGTGGCCGGTGGCGCAGGAGGGGCCTCGCCGACCTGCTGCGACGTGCGGCGGCGTCCGAGCAGAGCCATCGTCGTCCTCCCGGTGCGGTCCGGCCGGGTCGTGCAGACCTGGCGGGACCGACGCTAGGGGGCCGGGCGGCACGGCGCGCGTCGGGCGGGAACGACGCAGGCCGTGCCGCGGTGTGCGGCACGGCCTGCGAGGTGGTGCGCCCGAAAGGATTCGAACCTTCGACCTTCTGCTCCGGAGGCAGACGCTCTATCCGCTGAGCTACGGGCGCGCGGCGATCCCCGACCTTACCAGCCCGCGGGCGGCGTGTCGGACCCGTGCCCCGGTCGCGGCTCCCGCGGTGTCAGGCGTCCTCCAGCAGCCCCGAGAGGTAGCTGCTCGTCTCGGCGGCCGCGCGCTCCGGGTCGCCCGCGACGATCGCCTCGACGAGCGAGTCGTGCGCGTCCGCGGCGTGCGCGTCGGTGACGAAGTTGAAGCGGATGTTGTCGCCGATCGCCTCGATGAGGTTGTCGTACAGCGAGCGCAGCACGGGGTTGCCGGCGGCGCGCACGATCGAGCGGTGCAGCTCGAGGTCGGTGG contains these protein-coding regions:
- a CDS encoding AI-2E family transporter; this encodes MALLGRRRTSQQVGEAPPAPPATPRTPATAWSDGLGRVGTRSVQVLAVLALGAVVVLALTRLTLVVIPVLIALVLASAISPLVGALRRRGVPSLLATWIALLGLVALLAAIVWLVVRAVVDQWDELRDQALDGFDELQTYVQGLPFDVTDEQIASVRESAAGLLRSDAVGSGAIAGVSQTADFVAGFFIMVVVLFFFLKDGPAIWEFLLRPFEGERYLRGRRVGDATVRALGGYVRGTAIIAAVDAVGIGIGLALVGVPLVIPLSVLVFLLAFVPLVGATIAGVLAALVALVAVGPVQALVVVGIVVLVNQLEGDLLQPVVMGRQLRLHPLVILVALTAGTVLAGVTGAVLAVPLAASAWRAVQVWDGPSLPARFARPKRREAV